From the Acinetobacter wanghuae genome, one window contains:
- the lysS gene encoding lysine--tRNA ligase, whose translation MTHNNAQSTSEHTISENDLIAQRHAKLKQIEAHAEETGKSPWPNTFKREHYAQDLQDQFADQSKEQIESGEKVHVKVAGRVMLNRGSFIVIQDMTGRIQLYVARKELAPEVLDTIKSLDLGDIIAIEGYIGRSGKGDLYVHIEHFELLTKSLRPLPDKFHGLTDTEAKYRKRYLDLIVNEDTRRTFEIRAQVVSGIRSFLSNKRFMEVETPMMHVIPGGASARPFETHHNALDMPLFLRIAPELYLKRLVVGGFERVFEINRNFRNEGVSTRHNPEFTMIEFYQAYADYKDLMELTEQMLEKLAIDILGSTDVPYGEEVYSFKGPFKKISMFDAILENNPQFTPENVADREFLANFVQNELKEQVKPGFGLGKLQTIVFEETVETKLRQPTFITEYPAETSPLARRNDTNPHITDRFEFFIGGRELANGFSELNDPIDQAERFQAQVAEKDAGDDEAMHYDADFIEALEYGLPPTAGEGIGIDRLVMLFANASSIRDVILFPHMRHKNV comes from the coding sequence ATGACGCACAATAACGCTCAATCGACTTCTGAACACACCATTTCCGAAAACGATTTAATTGCACAGCGTCATGCCAAGTTAAAGCAAATCGAAGCGCACGCAGAAGAAACAGGTAAGAGCCCTTGGCCAAATACCTTTAAGCGTGAGCATTATGCTCAAGATCTACAAGACCAATTTGCCGATCAATCGAAAGAACAAATTGAATCTGGCGAAAAGGTACACGTAAAAGTTGCCGGTCGTGTCATGCTTAACCGTGGTTCATTTATTGTGATCCAAGACATGACAGGTCGTATTCAATTATATGTTGCACGTAAAGAACTTGCGCCTGAAGTCCTCGACACCATTAAGAGCCTTGATCTTGGTGATATTATTGCCATCGAAGGTTATATCGGTCGTTCGGGCAAAGGTGATTTGTACGTTCACATCGAACATTTTGAATTGTTGACTAAATCGCTTCGTCCGCTGCCAGATAAATTCCATGGTTTAACTGATACTGAAGCGAAATATCGTAAACGTTACTTAGATTTAATCGTAAACGAAGATACACGTCGTACGTTTGAAATCCGCGCACAAGTGGTTTCAGGTATCCGTTCATTCTTATCAAACAAACGTTTCATGGAAGTTGAAACACCAATGATGCATGTGATTCCAGGTGGTGCATCAGCGCGTCCATTTGAAACACATCACAACGCATTAGACATGCCTTTGTTCTTACGTATTGCCCCAGAGCTTTACTTAAAACGTTTGGTAGTGGGTGGTTTTGAACGTGTGTTCGAAATTAACCGTAACTTCCGTAACGAAGGTGTATCAACACGTCATAACCCAGAATTCACCATGATTGAATTCTATCAAGCCTATGCAGATTATAAAGACTTGATGGAACTCACTGAGCAAATGCTAGAAAAACTAGCCATTGATATTTTGGGTTCAACCGATGTGCCATATGGCGAAGAAGTGTATAGCTTCAAAGGTCCATTCAAGAAAATCTCAATGTTTGATGCGATTCTTGAAAACAACCCACAATTTACGCCTGAAAATGTGGCAGACCGTGAATTCCTTGCCAACTTCGTTCAAAATGAATTGAAAGAACAAGTAAAACCGGGCTTTGGTCTAGGTAAACTTCAAACGATCGTATTTGAAGAAACCGTTGAAACCAAACTTCGTCAACCGACATTCATTACAGAATATCCAGCAGAAACATCTCCATTGGCACGTCGTAATGATACCAATCCACATATTACGGATCGTTTTGAATTCTTCATCGGTGGTCGTGAATTGGCAAATGGCTTCTCGGAATTGAATGATCCAATCGATCAAGCAGAACGTTTCCAAGCTCAAGTTGCTGAAAAAGACGCAGGTGATGATGAAGCAATGCATTACGATGCTGACTTCATTGAAGCACTTGAATATGGCTTACCGCCAACAGCAGGTGAAGGTATTGGTATTGACCGTCTTGTGATGCTATTTGCGAATGCTTCAAGTATTCGTGATGTGATTTTATTCCCGCATATGCGTCATAAAAACGTTTAA
- a CDS encoding YqiA/YcfP family alpha/beta fold hydrolase, which produces MSACHSKILFLHGLDSSKESTKFHAIDAVQKFCIDVDYRNLNFATVAAFYDDIIEKMRPDIIVGHSLGGYWALKMSALHHIPCVIANPSLQPVFRDDYPAIEDADLQNDIPQMAYLELGDEILDMHAVQSQLEDYMQVEVMDGGHHRLAQPEHLNHLIQYIEKHHLSA; this is translated from the coding sequence ATGAGCGCATGTCATTCTAAAATTTTGTTTCTACATGGTTTGGACTCATCTAAAGAATCCACAAAATTCCATGCCATTGATGCCGTACAAAAATTTTGTATCGACGTTGATTATCGCAATTTGAATTTTGCCACTGTGGCTGCGTTTTATGATGATATTATTGAAAAAATGCGACCTGATATTATTGTTGGTCATAGTCTTGGTGGTTATTGGGCATTAAAAATGTCAGCGCTTCATCATATTCCTTGCGTGATTGCTAATCCAAGTTTGCAGCCCGTTTTCCGAGATGATTATCCTGCGATTGAAGATGCAGACTTACAAAATGATATTCCACAGATGGCCTATTTAGAACTTGGTGATGAAATCTTAGATATGCATGCGGTGCAATCACAACTCGAAGATTATATGCAAGTTGAAGTCATGGACGGTGGACATCATCGTTTAGCCCAACCAGAACATCTAAACCATCTCATTCAATATATTGAAAAGCACCATTTAAGTGCATAA
- a CDS encoding DUF808 domain-containing protein, which produces MAGSLLLLLDDIATLMDDIALMSKMAAKKTAGVLGDDLALNAQQVSGVNADRELPVVWKVAKGSLLNKCILVPLALLISYFAGWLINPLLVIGGLFLCYEGAEKIIHSLHHRKAKDTDTAEARVAKAEVDLVKYENDKVKGAIRTDFILSAEIVVITLGTVAAATMTTKIMVLSLIALLMTVGVYGFVALIVKIDDAGLYLIQKKSDFQQMVGRGLLAFAPVLMKLLSIVGTVAMFLVGGGIINHAVPWMHHFTEESVEHVQELPALGNILGALTPTLINFAVGILAGILVLIVVSVFSKFWPKTKKDAA; this is translated from the coding sequence ATGGCCGGCAGCTTATTACTATTATTAGATGACATCGCAACACTCATGGACGATATTGCCCTCATGAGTAAAATGGCAGCCAAAAAAACCGCAGGTGTATTGGGTGATGATTTAGCCTTAAATGCCCAGCAAGTCAGTGGCGTCAATGCGGACCGTGAATTGCCTGTGGTATGGAAAGTCGCCAAAGGCTCATTACTGAATAAATGTATCTTGGTGCCCTTGGCATTACTCATTAGTTATTTTGCCGGTTGGCTGATTAATCCATTATTGGTGATTGGTGGTTTGTTCTTATGCTATGAAGGGGCAGAAAAAATTATTCATAGCCTACATCATCGAAAAGCTAAAGATACAGATACCGCGGAAGCGCGCGTTGCCAAAGCAGAAGTTGACTTGGTTAAATATGAAAATGATAAAGTGAAAGGTGCAATTCGTACCGATTTTATTTTATCAGCTGAAATTGTAGTGATTACCTTGGGCACGGTCGCAGCAGCAACCATGACAACCAAGATTATGGTACTCAGTTTAATTGCCTTGCTCATGACTGTTGGTGTTTATGGCTTTGTTGCCCTGATTGTGAAAATTGATGATGCCGGCTTGTATTTAATTCAAAAAAAATCGGACTTTCAGCAAATGGTCGGGCGTGGCTTATTGGCCTTTGCACCTGTGCTAATGAAACTGTTATCGATTGTGGGCACCGTTGCAATGTTCTTGGTCGGTGGCGGTATTATTAATCATGCGGTGCCGTGGATGCATCATTTTACGGAAGAAAGTGTCGAGCATGTACAAGAGCTGCCTGCACTTGGCAATATTTTAGGTGCATTAACACCGACTTTAATTAACTTTGCAGTTGGTATTTTGGCAGGTATCTTGGTGTTGATTGTGGTGAGTGTTTTTTCTAAATTTTGGCCAAAAACAAAAAAAGATGCAGCGTAA
- the trpS gene encoding tryptophan--tRNA ligase, with translation MSNLDNRPVILTGDRPTGQLHLGHFVGSLRSRVGLQDSHHQHLLLADAQAFTDNADNFEKVRRNIIEVATDYLAVGIDPTKTTICVQSGLPALNELTMLYLNFVTVSRLERNPTIKSEIQMRGFERDIPAGFLCYPVAQAADITAFKATVVPVGEDQIPMIEQTNEIVRRLNRQIGQELLPECKALLSNVGRLPGFDGKAKMSKSLGNTIVLDATDKDIKKAVNAMYTDPNHLRVEDPGQVEGNVVFTYLDAFDPDKEAVAELKEHYRRGGLGDGTVKKRLEGVLKELITPIRERRLELQKDPDYIMDILKAGTDKCRDITQQTLDEVKSGLGVFHF, from the coding sequence ATGAGTAATCTAGATAATCGTCCAGTGATTTTGACTGGCGACCGTCCGACAGGACAACTTCACCTTGGTCACTTTGTGGGCTCATTACGTTCACGTGTAGGCTTACAAGATTCTCATCACCAACACCTATTGTTGGCAGATGCACAAGCTTTTACCGATAATGCCGATAACTTTGAAAAAGTACGTCGCAATATCATTGAAGTGGCAACAGATTATCTAGCAGTTGGTATCGATCCTACAAAAACAACCATTTGCGTTCAATCAGGTTTACCTGCATTAAATGAACTCACGATGTTGTATCTTAACTTTGTGACGGTTTCTCGCTTAGAACGTAACCCAACCATTAAGTCTGAAATTCAGATGCGTGGTTTTGAGCGTGATATTCCTGCGGGCTTCTTATGCTATCCAGTGGCACAAGCTGCGGATATTACGGCATTTAAAGCGACTGTCGTGCCTGTGGGCGAAGATCAAATTCCAATGATCGAACAAACCAATGAAATCGTGCGTCGTTTGAACCGTCAAATTGGTCAAGAATTACTCCCTGAATGTAAAGCATTGCTGTCTAATGTCGGTCGCTTACCGGGCTTTGATGGCAAAGCAAAAATGTCAAAATCCTTAGGCAATACCATTGTGCTTGATGCGACTGACAAAGATATTAAAAAAGCAGTCAATGCAATGTATACCGATCCAAATCACTTACGTGTAGAAGATCCAGGTCAAGTTGAAGGCAATGTGGTGTTTACTTATCTTGATGCTTTCGATCCAGACAAAGAAGCAGTCGCAGAACTGAAAGAACATTATCGTCGTGGTGGATTGGGTGATGGTACAGTGAAAAAACGCCTTGAAGGTGTTTTAAAAGAACTGATCACTCCAATTCGTGAACGTCGTCTTGAACTACAAAAAGATCCTGACTACATCATGGACATTTTAAAAGCCGGCACAGATAAATGTCGTGATATCACGCAACAAACCTTAGATGAAGTGAAGTCAGGTTTAGGTGTATTCCACTTTTAA